ATTCAGGACTCAGTAAACCCCCTCCAGCATTGGTCCCCTACTTGTTAGCACGAGGATGGTCATCATCCCAGCCTCTGTTACATCTTTCCTCACTGACTCCAGAAAGATTGCTACAAATATTATTAAAGACCTTTGATGCAGCTCTTCAAGAGGCACCTAAAtatctctgtctcttccttatGTTTTGAGAAATCTCCCCATCACtctatcaaaatttatttctattcccCTTAAGGACACTAGCTCATTGACATTATTTTTCTCACCTGTATTATATAATTGCTGTAACTAACTTACGCATTCAGCAATATAGGAAGAACGAGTTTCTTTATGCTGTTCCTGCTTTTAGCCAAGTAAATATCCCTGAAGCTGATATAATATAATTGGGgtcaggagagagaaagacttaGAGGACAATTCAAGTAACAGTTATTGAAGCACAGttaaaaacactattaaaatgtcaaataatttttgtttcatatacATATACTGACTCCCTCGTGGACTCACTTCACCTTGTTACCTCCATCTTTTAGATAATCTTTACtcagtggaagaaagaaaatttggaaaaattacaaaaggaaattgTTTAAGGAAGAGACCAGAAGAAGTCTCAATTTCAGCACAGAAAGATAGTCTTCCTTGAGACTCTAAGAAATGGAATAAGCATATGATATAGATATAGAATAGAtatactgattttctttctggaagaatTCAACATTGGCAAATTTTACTCTGCTCCTTTCCTATTACCCTTCTATGGCCAATTGCAGATATGCATGCACAGAGGAGATAAGACAGGCGTTGGTTATAAGTGTCAGTATCAGATTCATTGCTCTTAAATTTTTGAACCTCAGATACACACTTAtctcatggaaaaagaaaagaaacccccTCCATCCATTGAGAACTATGGTGCTTTGTTCATCTCCCCCAACTGGTGTATCTGTGAAACATTAGGGGCTtctggacaaaaaaaaatgtccaaGTCTCAGATAAATGACTTTCCTCTCCAGGTCTGGGTTCCAATCCTCATATTTTCATGGTGGGTCCAGAAGATGGAGGAATACGGCTGAAGTGCACAGGCAAAGGATGGTTTCCCCAGCCTGAAGTTCAGTGGAAAGATGCAAAGGAGGAGAGGATCCCATCTCTCTCTGAAGACCAGACGCAAGACGATGATGGGTTGTTTCAGACTGAGGCGTCTCTCATTGTGAGAGACAGCTCAAAGACAGAAGTGTCCTGTTCCATGAAGAACCCCTTCTTTGGACAAGAGCAAGTGGAAACCATTTTTATCCCAGGTCAGTGTGCTCATTTGGGGGGCAATTCAAGTAACAGTTATTGAAGCACagttaaaaacattattaaaatgtaagtAAGAGGGGAATAAGGGTGGGTGAATACTGGGGACCTGGGATGGGATACGCTTGCTTGGTGTATGTTTTTGATCAGGTTTTGGGCACCCTGTGTCAGAGCCCTTCTTCCCTAGGACCTCTCCTTGGAAGGCAGCATTCGCTGTGACTTTCGTGATACTTGGGATTTCCATTGGTGCTATTGTGTATTTGGctctgaaagaaaaacaggaaaagaaaaatgtatcagaagttgagaaggaaaaggagaaagaaagaaaagccaaaggtAAAACTGTGAATCAGACTTGGTGGGGATCTGTGAATTTATGGGTTTGTTAACAGGATGGcatcttttgggaacacagaaaGATATATACGGTTGAGTTAGAGCCCCAAGACctccatgagaaaaaaatattattacagaGTTCATTGGAAAGAAAAAACTCACGGTATAAACATAGGGTTTTTCTTTAATAGTCATAATAAATTTCAATTAAGGTAATTTTTTGTTCTAGGTACATGGAAGTAGCATTCAGGATCTGGATTTAGGAACACAGTCTAGAAAATAAaccttgggtttattttttttaaccttaggtttattttctgttaaatccattttattattttctttcttttttagaatcaCTTGAGAAGGAGCTTGgtaagttttccattttctttgctctAATAGAGGAAATAGAGTCCTTACTCTATGCCGTATGTCTGGCATCTCACAGGCTGTTATTCCTTTTCAGCCAGAAGGAAGACATTATATCAGCAAGGTGAGTTATATTGATGTGATGGTTGGGTCGACCATCTCACCTGCCCCTCTGTTCTAGTCACTTCCTATTTACCTTGCTGGTGAGGAAGGGATCCCTACCCTAAATAGTACAAAATGGTCAAACGTATGACACACAACACTGAACAGATGAGATTGATAgcagtttttaaattacatatactCACATCCTAGGGAGAAGGACACCATGAGCCATGCAGGACCACGTGGGGGTTGCACTTGAGAGCACAATGAGCTAGCaagggctgtgggaggcaggctCCGTAGTTACAAGAGGATGAGATGCCTCTGTTTTCTGCGGAAGCATGAAATTGGCTTGTTTGAATAATTTTGCAGGCTGACGGTGAGGTGAAGCTCATTAGGTTAAAGACCAGGTGGGGTTAGGTTGCCTTGGCCAACAGAGAAATTAGCTGATAGGGGAGTTTTCCGTGCTGGGTGGAGGGCATATCGGGTGAGAGCAGGCAAATTAGGCACTTGGAGTCCTGTGAAGCTCAAAGGTGTCAAGGCAGCACATAAAATTTTAAGCTTTCCAATACTTTCACAATTCAAGCCTACCCctgcctttaaaaacaaaacaaacaaaaaaaaaaaaacaaacaaaaaaacaacaacaaaaaattagaaaaagagaacctCACATTTGATCACAAATGTGGAATGTGGAAAACGTGAGAAATGAAGCGGGAGATGTACAAGAGGACAAGCACATCAGAACCGTCACTGAGTGACGGACACGGCAGCGCAGCACCATCGTAACCCTTCCGCTTCCGCGTGGTCACAGCGTTGCCGCGCTCTGAAGTGAAGGTCCAATGAATGGGACAATctacttcctttgttttttagggtttttttttttttttttttttttttcagattggagAAAAGCAGAGTTATATGCTGGTGAGTAACTGGTGTTGTCTTGGGCTTCAAGTGCTTCAGGATTTCATGAGGCATTTTCAGGGCAATTTTCAGAAAAGTGCCAACTTTTGGAGATTTTACTTTGAATCTGGGAGttcaaaaaaaatacaagggATAAGGGGATAAGCATCTCACTCGTTCAAAAGACATGTTCTTggcatattttcccttttttgttttttctttttagactgGAGAAAGGAACTGTTCAAAGCAGGTGAGTGACCTTACTATTTTGTCTCACATAATCTTTTctatacaaatgagaaaacactcTATAATACCTAGCTGTTTATTCACTTCATGGCTTTTGCTTCAGTCTCATGTAGAAATGTGAACAGATTTCTTACTGTTCtgacatcattcattcattcattcagcataaaaTTATACAACTATTTATTCGGTGCCGAATGAATATAGCAGATCTTGTCTGACTTCGTGGGAAAGTGCATGTACAAACGGTGATGAATATTATGGAAGGATAAGAGAAtgccatgagaaaaaaaatggtgGATTCAAAGAATTCCCCCAAGGAATTGATTTTAATCTGAGACTTAAGTGATATTTAAGTGAGACTTGAGATTTATTCATGCAGATAACATTGACAGAGTAGCTGAGGCAGAAGGAAGTCTACTACATAACCAGTCTGAGACAGAGAAGGGCTTGTTGCATCTCATCGCAAGTGGAAAATAGCCCCTGATCATCTTAGAGTCTTTCCAGAATTATGAGTCAACTGTTTCTACTGTATGCTACTTAACTCTGAATATCCCTGCGTCCACAAACATTTCCTAATTAATGTAATCCtccaaaagttaaaatatattctaattccTCACATACAAATTcttatgagaaaaattttaattattgaagATGTGAGGTTTGCTACTATAGTTAGCACTGGTGCCACTCGCACTGCTGGTGTTAGTGTCACTACAACCATCGGAAGCTACCATTTACCAAGTGCTCATCACGGGCAGGGTAAAGCATTATGTTCTCTGCACACTGTCTCATTTGCTTCTCACTGTGCTGTGCTGAGGTGTCATCATCATATGCATCTTCATGAGGTTACAGTGAGGTTGAGCAAGGCAAAGGAATTCCAAGATCACAGCTCCTAAAGACAGCGTGGTTATCACAATTCAGATCTTTCTGACCACAGAGTTGGGATTTCGACTATTAGAAATATAATAAGAGTGTGTGAGACTAGATGACTTATTTATTACATAAGCCCACAGAAAAATGACACCAAAGAAGCTCAAATGAAAGTAGATATGCTGTGATTGGCAATATGACACGGCTTAGTTATTAAGAGCGGGCAGTAAAGCAGTCAACGTTTGCATGAGGTTGGAGAAACCCCAACTTGAAATATCTGATCCTGAGGGTTTTCAGATGAGACATCCTTCTTGGCTAAATGGTCTCAGTCTGTCTGGAACACATGGTTATCTAAGGTCCAATCCAACCCTGACCTTCTTTGACCTACACAACATGTGTCTCCTATGAACTGACATAGAATAGAACATAAACTGTTTTACCttatcttccatttctctccctcttgtttttcttcattttcctttcctagtAATTTGAATCTTTCCTAAAGTCACCCCATCTCCATGGTGGAATGATactcatttttccccccaaacctgCAGTGGATGTTACTCTGGATCCAGACACAGCTCATCACAAGCTCAAGTTATCTGAGAgcagaaaacaagtttatttaaaagagaatgaTCCTCAGAATGGTGACGCCTCAACACACCAAGAGCAAGAAGAGTCTGAAACCATCTCCAGTGTTTTGGGCCAGGATGACCTTACCCCAGGGAGACATTGCTGGGAGGTAGAAGTGAGTATGAAGACAGAAGTTGGATCTGGAACTAGATGTGCTCTGGGTGTTTGTGCAGTTATAGCAAAAAGAGAGGGCTGGTTTGCAGAAAGTCCAGAGAAGAATTTCTGGGTGGTAACATACAAGGAAGGAGAAGTCATTTCCCAGAAAGGGTCTCTGTCACTGAGACAGTGGCCCCGCAGGATTGGAGTTTTCCTGGACTGGGATGCTGGGAACGTGTCCTTTTACAACATGATCGATGGGTCCCACATCCATTCTTTTACTGGAATCTCCTTCTGCGGAGAACTTCGTCCTTATTTTAGTCTTCAGGGTGATGGCACATCTTTGACTATCTGCTCAGCTTCAGATAACAATGAAAATTGTCCTGATTTTTCTGCAAAGGCCTCTGTAACTCATTTGAGTAGTTGTGATCTAAGTGTCCCCGAAGAAGCTAACTCTCTATTATGTCCATAAGAAGTGAAGTGTCGGCACATCTGCTGCCCCCGCCTGAACTTCTTATGGGTGTTTCTCCAAGAGCAGGTCAGCCTCACTGGGTATGAACTCAGCCCCTTGCAAAGAGACAGGGAGACGGGGAGAGAAATGGGAACAGCTGGAAAACGTCTGGGGGAATTTCCTCTAGTGCTACCTTTGGGGAAGCCCTCTTTGTGGACAGCAACGATTTGTCATAAGAAAACTCCAGCTAAACG
The Camelus ferus isolate YT-003-E chromosome 20, BCGSAC_Cfer_1.0, whole genome shotgun sequence genome window above contains:
- the LOC102506990 gene encoding butyrophilin subfamily 3 member A2, encoding MVCSLDFSLRRDFFFILLLQVSMWGSDSFSVIGPSEPIVAMLGADTVLPCRVFPAMSLENMELRWFRSQFSEAVYVYQDGMEQTGEQLVDFRGRAELVKDYITEGRVAVRIHSLRVSDDGMYKCFFKKGSDFEEAVLELKVIGLGSNPHIFMVGPEDGGIRLKCTGKGWFPQPEVQWKDAKEERIPSLSEDQTQDDDGLFQTEASLIVRDSSKTEVSCSMKNPFFGQEQVETIFIPEPFFPRTSPWKAAFAVTFVILGISIGAIVYLALKEKQEKKNVSEVEKEKEKERKAKESLEKELARRKTLYQQDWRKAELYADWRKELFKAVDVTLDPDTAHHKLKLSESRKQVYLKENDPQNGDASTHQEQEESETISSVLGQDDLTPGRHCWEVEVSMKTEVGSGTRCALGVCAVIAKREGWFAESPEKNFWVVTYKEGEVISQKGSLSLRQWPRRIGVFLDWDAGNVSFYNMIDGSHIHSFTGISFCGELRPYFSLQGDGTSLTICSASDNNENCPDFSAKASVTHLSSCDLSVPEEANSLLCP